The following proteins are encoded in a genomic region of Candidatus Methylomirabilota bacterium:
- a CDS encoding tRNA guanosine(34) transglycosylase Tgt, which produces LMEVGPTLDPERPHYLMGVGTPYDLVRAIGAGIDMFDCVLPTRNARNGQAFTADGPVTIKQARHARDPAPLQADCPCYACRRFSRAYLRHLFVSKELLAYRLLTLHNLQFFLALMADMRAAIAEGVFEPFRTRFFARYAVSSPGILRHDTERPEV; this is translated from the coding sequence CCTCATGGAGGTCGGACCCACGCTCGATCCCGAGCGGCCGCACTATCTCATGGGCGTCGGCACACCTTACGATCTCGTACGAGCCATCGGCGCGGGCATCGACATGTTCGACTGCGTCCTGCCCACGCGCAACGCGCGCAACGGCCAGGCCTTCACCGCGGACGGGCCGGTCACCATCAAGCAGGCCCGGCACGCTCGCGACCCGGCCCCGCTGCAGGCCGACTGTCCCTGCTACGCGTGCCGGCGGTTCTCACGGGCGTACCTGCGCCACCTCTTCGTGTCGAAGGAGCTCCTCGCGTACCGGCTGCTCACGTTGCACAACCTGCAATTCTTCCTGGCGCTGATGGCGGACATGCGCGCGGCGATCGCGGAAGGAGTGTTCGAGCCATTCCGGACTCGGTTTTTCGCGCGTTATGCAGTATCATCCCCTGGTATTTTGCGCCACGATACGGAACGTCCGGAGGTCTGA
- the yajC gene encoding preprotein translocase subunit YajC — protein sequence MNVTLFADVAHAASAPPGGGAGPAAFVQPLILFGVMFAIFYFLMIRPQQRQRQDRERMLAALKRGDKVVTTSGLYGTITGINEHSVTLRVADQVKLEFERSAIGRIVEGQGDKDA from the coding sequence ATGAACGTCACGCTCTTCGCCGACGTCGCCCACGCGGCCTCGGCGCCCCCCGGTGGGGGAGCCGGGCCGGCCGCCTTCGTGCAGCCGCTCATCCTCTTCGGCGTGATGTTCGCGATCTTCTACTTCCTGATGATCCGTCCCCAGCAGCGCCAGCGGCAGGACCGCGAGCGGATGCTGGCCGCGCTCAAGCGCGGCGACAAGGTGGTGACCACGAGCGGTCTCTACGGCACCATCACCGGCATCAACGAGCACTCGGTCACCCTGCGTGTCGCCGACCAGGTCAAGCTGGAATTCGAGCGCTCCGCCATCGGGCGCATTGTGGAGGGACAGGGCGACAAGGATGCCTAG